The following are from one region of the Hippocampus zosterae strain Florida chromosome 9, ASM2543408v3, whole genome shotgun sequence genome:
- the arhgef3 gene encoding rho guanine nucleotide exchange factor 3 isoform X1 yields the protein MCLFRWRPQKKTMSSSLLSADGCSFRGKKRKQASRDADSLSLCTLDINEPSAKRSKALVSRVTSLASLLPIKTAPLKRFGQTLQRSISFRRERGLPPPSSPPPPPRPPPPSSSSSSMKMRVTSAAMSNSSSSTTSSSSSSSSGSSTSRVAAATGPAAKRRDSKLWSETFDVHLGASQTLSPKDIKRQEAIFELAQGEQDLVEDLKLAKKAYHDPMLKLSIMTEQELNQIFGTLDSLIPLHEELLSRLCEARKPDGSTEHVGQILTGWLPCLSSYTAYCSNQVWAKALLDQKKLDRRVQDFLQRCQQSPFSRKLDLWNFLDIPRSRLVKYPLLLREILKHTPEHHPDRPHLDQGMLLVQGVVADINRRTGESECQFYKDRLLYAEVGHRDALIQRSRTLSCHGELKNNRGLKLHVFLFQDVLVITRSVSLNEQPVSYQLCRRPIPICQLDLEDVSDGEMRVGGSIRGAFSNNERTKNFFRVSYRVSGGAPQSHCFQASDAFNKQQWINCIRQAKEAAEAEAAQENGPCLPKDVRKELETELETELETELEPEAVMESEPEPEDDKRLCEQGENRTARKADTRSDAAVAMETEQAELRMEMEDDVGETRNGDAEEEMEAFNKDASDEENIRC from the exons ATGTGTCTCTTCAGGTGGAGGCCGCAAAAGAAGACGATGTCGTCCTCTTTACTCTCGGCTGACGGCTGCTCTTTTAGaggg aagaagaggaagcaggCCAGCAGAGATGCCGACTCGCTCAGCCTCTGCACTCTGGATATCAAC GAACCGAGCGCCAAGCGCAGCAAAGCGTTGGTGTCCAGAGTGACGTCACTGGCCAGCCTCCTGCCCATCAAGACGGCGCCGCTCAAAAGGTTCGGCCAGACGCTGCAG CGTTCCATCAGCTTCCGAAGAGAGCGAGGACTTCCTCCTCCGTCGtcgcctccgcctcctcctcgacctcctcccccttcctcctcctcctcttccatgAAGATGCGAGTGACCTCAGCAGCCATGTCCAACTCCTCCTCCTCTaccacttcttcttcttcttcttcttcctccggcTCCTCGACGTCCAGAGTTGCCGCGGCGACCGGCCCGGCCGCCAAGCGCCGCGACAGCAAACTCTGGAGCGAGACCTTCGATGTCCACTTGGGGGCTTCGCAAACGCTAAGCCCCAAAGACATCAAACGGCAGGAG GCGATTTTTGAGTTGGCTCAGGGCGAGCAAGATCTGGTGGAGGATCTCAAACTGGCAAAAAAG GCGTACCACGACCCCATGCTGAAGCTGTCCATCATGACTGAGCAAGAACTGAACCAGATCTTCGGTACCCTGGACTCACTGATCCCCCTTCATGAAG AGCTGCTGAGTCGGCTCTGCGAGGCCAGGAAACCGGACGGGTCCACAGAACACGTCGGACAGATCCTGACCGGCTGG CTGCCATGTCTGTCATCGTACACGGCGTATTGCAGCAACCAGGTTTGGGCCAAGGCCCTGCTGGACCAGAAGAAGCTGGACCGTCGGGTGCAGGACTTCCTGCAGCGCTGCCAGCAGTCGCCCTTCAGCAGGAAGTTGGACCTGTGGAACTTCCTGGACATCCCGCGCAGCCGACTGGTCAAATACCCGCTGCTGCTCCGTGAGATCCTCAAGCACACACCCGAGCACCACCCAGACCGGCCGCACCTGGACCAAGGG atgctGCTGGTCCAGGGCGTGGTGGCCGACATCAACAGGCGCACGGGCGAGTCCGAGTGTCAGTTCTATAAGGACCGGCTGCTCTACGCCGAGGTTGGCCACAGGGACGCCCTCATCCAACGCTCGCGGACGCTCAGCTGCCACGGCGAGCTCAAAAACAACCGAGGACTG AAGCTCCACGTGTTCCTGTTCCAGGACGTGCTGGTCATCACGCGCTCCGTCTCGCTCAACGAGCAGCCGGTCAGCTACCAGCTGTGCCGGCGACCAATCCCCATCTGTCAGCTGGACCTAGAGGACGTCTCGGACGGCGAGATGAGAGTGGGCGGCTCCATCCGGGGAGCTTTCAGCAACAACGAGCGCA CAAAAAACTTCTTCCGGGTGTCGTACCGGGTTTCGGGTGGCGCTCCGCAGAGTCACTGCTTCCAAGCCAGTGACGCCTTCAACAAGCAGCAGTGGATCAACTGCATCCGCCAGGCCAAAGAGGCAGCGGAGGCAGAAGCGGCACAGGAAAATGGACCGTGTTTGCCAAAAGACGTCAGGAAGGAGCTGGAGACGGAGCTGGAGACGGAGCTGGAGACGGAGCTGGAACCAGAGGCGGTGATGGAGTCAGAACCGGAGCCGGAGGACGACAAAAGGCTGTGCGAGCAAGGTGAAAACAGGACGGCAAGGAAAGCGGACACAAGAAGTGATGCCGCTGTGGCCATGGAGACGGAACAGGCCGAATTGAGAATGGAAATGGAGGACGACGTCGGTGAGACACGCAATGGGGATGCTGAGGAGGAAATGGAGGCGTTCAATAAGGACGCCAGTGACGAGGAGAACAtacgatgctga
- the arhgef3 gene encoding rho guanine nucleotide exchange factor 3 isoform X2, with product MMGCCLFLYYRKKRKQASRDADSLSLCTLDINEPSAKRSKALVSRVTSLASLLPIKTAPLKRFGQTLQRSISFRRERGLPPPSSPPPPPRPPPPSSSSSSMKMRVTSAAMSNSSSSTTSSSSSSSSGSSTSRVAAATGPAAKRRDSKLWSETFDVHLGASQTLSPKDIKRQEAIFELAQGEQDLVEDLKLAKKAYHDPMLKLSIMTEQELNQIFGTLDSLIPLHEELLSRLCEARKPDGSTEHVGQILTGWLPCLSSYTAYCSNQVWAKALLDQKKLDRRVQDFLQRCQQSPFSRKLDLWNFLDIPRSRLVKYPLLLREILKHTPEHHPDRPHLDQGMLLVQGVVADINRRTGESECQFYKDRLLYAEVGHRDALIQRSRTLSCHGELKNNRGLKLHVFLFQDVLVITRSVSLNEQPVSYQLCRRPIPICQLDLEDVSDGEMRVGGSIRGAFSNNERTKNFFRVSYRVSGGAPQSHCFQASDAFNKQQWINCIRQAKEAAEAEAAQENGPCLPKDVRKELETELETELETELEPEAVMESEPEPEDDKRLCEQGENRTARKADTRSDAAVAMETEQAELRMEMEDDVGETRNGDAEEEMEAFNKDASDEENIRC from the exons ATGATGGGCTGCTGTCTGTTCCTTTACTATCGG aagaagaggaagcaggCCAGCAGAGATGCCGACTCGCTCAGCCTCTGCACTCTGGATATCAAC GAACCGAGCGCCAAGCGCAGCAAAGCGTTGGTGTCCAGAGTGACGTCACTGGCCAGCCTCCTGCCCATCAAGACGGCGCCGCTCAAAAGGTTCGGCCAGACGCTGCAG CGTTCCATCAGCTTCCGAAGAGAGCGAGGACTTCCTCCTCCGTCGtcgcctccgcctcctcctcgacctcctcccccttcctcctcctcctcttccatgAAGATGCGAGTGACCTCAGCAGCCATGTCCAACTCCTCCTCCTCTaccacttcttcttcttcttcttcttcctccggcTCCTCGACGTCCAGAGTTGCCGCGGCGACCGGCCCGGCCGCCAAGCGCCGCGACAGCAAACTCTGGAGCGAGACCTTCGATGTCCACTTGGGGGCTTCGCAAACGCTAAGCCCCAAAGACATCAAACGGCAGGAG GCGATTTTTGAGTTGGCTCAGGGCGAGCAAGATCTGGTGGAGGATCTCAAACTGGCAAAAAAG GCGTACCACGACCCCATGCTGAAGCTGTCCATCATGACTGAGCAAGAACTGAACCAGATCTTCGGTACCCTGGACTCACTGATCCCCCTTCATGAAG AGCTGCTGAGTCGGCTCTGCGAGGCCAGGAAACCGGACGGGTCCACAGAACACGTCGGACAGATCCTGACCGGCTGG CTGCCATGTCTGTCATCGTACACGGCGTATTGCAGCAACCAGGTTTGGGCCAAGGCCCTGCTGGACCAGAAGAAGCTGGACCGTCGGGTGCAGGACTTCCTGCAGCGCTGCCAGCAGTCGCCCTTCAGCAGGAAGTTGGACCTGTGGAACTTCCTGGACATCCCGCGCAGCCGACTGGTCAAATACCCGCTGCTGCTCCGTGAGATCCTCAAGCACACACCCGAGCACCACCCAGACCGGCCGCACCTGGACCAAGGG atgctGCTGGTCCAGGGCGTGGTGGCCGACATCAACAGGCGCACGGGCGAGTCCGAGTGTCAGTTCTATAAGGACCGGCTGCTCTACGCCGAGGTTGGCCACAGGGACGCCCTCATCCAACGCTCGCGGACGCTCAGCTGCCACGGCGAGCTCAAAAACAACCGAGGACTG AAGCTCCACGTGTTCCTGTTCCAGGACGTGCTGGTCATCACGCGCTCCGTCTCGCTCAACGAGCAGCCGGTCAGCTACCAGCTGTGCCGGCGACCAATCCCCATCTGTCAGCTGGACCTAGAGGACGTCTCGGACGGCGAGATGAGAGTGGGCGGCTCCATCCGGGGAGCTTTCAGCAACAACGAGCGCA CAAAAAACTTCTTCCGGGTGTCGTACCGGGTTTCGGGTGGCGCTCCGCAGAGTCACTGCTTCCAAGCCAGTGACGCCTTCAACAAGCAGCAGTGGATCAACTGCATCCGCCAGGCCAAAGAGGCAGCGGAGGCAGAAGCGGCACAGGAAAATGGACCGTGTTTGCCAAAAGACGTCAGGAAGGAGCTGGAGACGGAGCTGGAGACGGAGCTGGAGACGGAGCTGGAACCAGAGGCGGTGATGGAGTCAGAACCGGAGCCGGAGGACGACAAAAGGCTGTGCGAGCAAGGTGAAAACAGGACGGCAAGGAAAGCGGACACAAGAAGTGATGCCGCTGTGGCCATGGAGACGGAACAGGCCGAATTGAGAATGGAAATGGAGGACGACGTCGGTGAGACACGCAATGGGGATGCTGAGGAGGAAATGGAGGCGTTCAATAAGGACGCCAGTGACGAGGAGAACAtacgatgctga
- the arhgef3 gene encoding rho guanine nucleotide exchange factor 3 isoform X3 yields MVAGQKRLDLLLHNLKLASSVEVSKRGSIQVPEPSAKRSKALVSRVTSLASLLPIKTAPLKRFGQTLQRSISFRRERGLPPPSSPPPPPRPPPPSSSSSSMKMRVTSAAMSNSSSSTTSSSSSSSSGSSTSRVAAATGPAAKRRDSKLWSETFDVHLGASQTLSPKDIKRQEAIFELAQGEQDLVEDLKLAKKAYHDPMLKLSIMTEQELNQIFGTLDSLIPLHEELLSRLCEARKPDGSTEHVGQILTGWLPCLSSYTAYCSNQVWAKALLDQKKLDRRVQDFLQRCQQSPFSRKLDLWNFLDIPRSRLVKYPLLLREILKHTPEHHPDRPHLDQGMLLVQGVVADINRRTGESECQFYKDRLLYAEVGHRDALIQRSRTLSCHGELKNNRGLKLHVFLFQDVLVITRSVSLNEQPVSYQLCRRPIPICQLDLEDVSDGEMRVGGSIRGAFSNNERTKNFFRVSYRVSGGAPQSHCFQASDAFNKQQWINCIRQAKEAAEAEAAQENGPCLPKDVRKELETELETELETELEPEAVMESEPEPEDDKRLCEQGENRTARKADTRSDAAVAMETEQAELRMEMEDDVGETRNGDAEEEMEAFNKDASDEENIRC; encoded by the exons ATGGTTGCCGGGCAGAAGCGTTTGGATCTGCTGCTTCACAACTTGAAATTGGCGTCGTCTGTGGAGGTCAGCAAGCGCGGGAGCATACAAGTGCCG GAACCGAGCGCCAAGCGCAGCAAAGCGTTGGTGTCCAGAGTGACGTCACTGGCCAGCCTCCTGCCCATCAAGACGGCGCCGCTCAAAAGGTTCGGCCAGACGCTGCAG CGTTCCATCAGCTTCCGAAGAGAGCGAGGACTTCCTCCTCCGTCGtcgcctccgcctcctcctcgacctcctcccccttcctcctcctcctcttccatgAAGATGCGAGTGACCTCAGCAGCCATGTCCAACTCCTCCTCCTCTaccacttcttcttcttcttcttcttcctccggcTCCTCGACGTCCAGAGTTGCCGCGGCGACCGGCCCGGCCGCCAAGCGCCGCGACAGCAAACTCTGGAGCGAGACCTTCGATGTCCACTTGGGGGCTTCGCAAACGCTAAGCCCCAAAGACATCAAACGGCAGGAG GCGATTTTTGAGTTGGCTCAGGGCGAGCAAGATCTGGTGGAGGATCTCAAACTGGCAAAAAAG GCGTACCACGACCCCATGCTGAAGCTGTCCATCATGACTGAGCAAGAACTGAACCAGATCTTCGGTACCCTGGACTCACTGATCCCCCTTCATGAAG AGCTGCTGAGTCGGCTCTGCGAGGCCAGGAAACCGGACGGGTCCACAGAACACGTCGGACAGATCCTGACCGGCTGG CTGCCATGTCTGTCATCGTACACGGCGTATTGCAGCAACCAGGTTTGGGCCAAGGCCCTGCTGGACCAGAAGAAGCTGGACCGTCGGGTGCAGGACTTCCTGCAGCGCTGCCAGCAGTCGCCCTTCAGCAGGAAGTTGGACCTGTGGAACTTCCTGGACATCCCGCGCAGCCGACTGGTCAAATACCCGCTGCTGCTCCGTGAGATCCTCAAGCACACACCCGAGCACCACCCAGACCGGCCGCACCTGGACCAAGGG atgctGCTGGTCCAGGGCGTGGTGGCCGACATCAACAGGCGCACGGGCGAGTCCGAGTGTCAGTTCTATAAGGACCGGCTGCTCTACGCCGAGGTTGGCCACAGGGACGCCCTCATCCAACGCTCGCGGACGCTCAGCTGCCACGGCGAGCTCAAAAACAACCGAGGACTG AAGCTCCACGTGTTCCTGTTCCAGGACGTGCTGGTCATCACGCGCTCCGTCTCGCTCAACGAGCAGCCGGTCAGCTACCAGCTGTGCCGGCGACCAATCCCCATCTGTCAGCTGGACCTAGAGGACGTCTCGGACGGCGAGATGAGAGTGGGCGGCTCCATCCGGGGAGCTTTCAGCAACAACGAGCGCA CAAAAAACTTCTTCCGGGTGTCGTACCGGGTTTCGGGTGGCGCTCCGCAGAGTCACTGCTTCCAAGCCAGTGACGCCTTCAACAAGCAGCAGTGGATCAACTGCATCCGCCAGGCCAAAGAGGCAGCGGAGGCAGAAGCGGCACAGGAAAATGGACCGTGTTTGCCAAAAGACGTCAGGAAGGAGCTGGAGACGGAGCTGGAGACGGAGCTGGAGACGGAGCTGGAACCAGAGGCGGTGATGGAGTCAGAACCGGAGCCGGAGGACGACAAAAGGCTGTGCGAGCAAGGTGAAAACAGGACGGCAAGGAAAGCGGACACAAGAAGTGATGCCGCTGTGGCCATGGAGACGGAACAGGCCGAATTGAGAATGGAAATGGAGGACGACGTCGGTGAGACACGCAATGGGGATGCTGAGGAGGAAATGGAGGCGTTCAATAAGGACGCCAGTGACGAGGAGAACAtacgatgctga